The DNA segment actctgttcctcctctatttatgggaagagtatgactatattcctccctctttgacttgccagtctgaggtgattatggatgagtactcattatctagctagccacctccctcattgatttcaattagtggggtgagtatgccttgtcgtggtgtacaacacagcatgttcggaaaaatttgtattatgacctaagttgtgttattgattggcaacactgtgttattaaattgtttgatcaaatttgtgttatatgagctttaaaaattatgacttgaaattatgaattatttgaattgtaaattgttaataaatattctatataccgcattttaaattgttattgtgcaccactgagtaaattttactcagcgatagcttttttattgctgtcgcaggtagatagacagatagagcagcagagtaggctgcttgtgacttcgctttgggattttgctggatatattgagtataccacttccttgtaaatattattgtaatgtatgtaaactgtatgtatatattgtacttggtcttgagcgattgtaaaataaagttgtaaattattttggcctgtaaaaatattgtattacaattctcttatttcagcttttgaaatactcatttattttgcactttatttttggagttgctgaaaatgatattgaattgagtttgaactatgttgaggacactgatttgagttgagccatattggagtttgggattgaacaaatatattggaagtgttttttacaggtttttgaagaactattttgctccaaatacagacggtactctgctaaaatttttacagaaattattaatacttcaggtttattatttgatttcacttcagttaaaaaaaattttaacacctgtcaaaagtgctcaccactgtaaaaagaaataagaaaaggtttaaaatctcttgcagtgtatttaatgggttatcagtagatgaagtttggtaattcattaggtatattacgggatcatgttataccttacagagggataaggtgtaacAAGGAATCCTTTCTCTTTTTCCTTGAACTGGAGAGATTATCATAGTTTGAAAGATTGCAAGAGTGTGTGAAGTGCTTCCAAGCTCCTTGAAATTTGTCATGATAGTGCCATCTATTTGCCTATGAAATGTAGGCTGTCACTTGGATAGATCGAGAATTATTATGCAACTTTTCATAGTTGGTGACCCATTCTCATGGAATGATCTTTACCAAGTCTTCTTTAGAAAGTTGTTGAGGAATTTGAATAATAGTGGGCATAGTCTCTATGTCTGCAAGAATGAATAGAGCATCAGAAGATACACCTAGCTGAGATAAATCTATGGCATGATCTTGAAGCCTATAGATTATCTAGTGGTGTAAAGTGGCTGCCATAGAAGAGATAATTTATTCTACTCCAACAAGCTGAATTTAAACTTTTAATGCTCTGGAGAGATTAGGATCTTGAAGAGATATTTTATAATTAGGAAAGAAATTAAGAACTATACTTCCAGCGTGGAGAGTGGTTATACATGTCCCAATCATAGCATGTTCATAATTGAGAAATTTGATGTCTAAAAAAGATAGTCTGGCTACTACTAGGAGACCTCATCTTCCATGGAGGGTGAGAACAAGACAAACAACTCCATAATGGAGATGAGAATATCCATGTCTTCTACATAATGGGATATTTCAATAATCACATATTATTCTACAGTTATGAATTTTAGAGCATACTAATCCAAACGTGAAGTCTAAACATACTCCTTATTAACAAATCTTCTGAAAGATATAAGAGTTATGATGCTTCTAGTAAAAGATCCAGAGCGTTTGTAAATATTATATGGACTCAGCAGAAGAAGAAAAGATTCTTCAACTTATGCTCCATCAGGTATGTGTTAAATTTCAATAGGATTATCTATTTTAAAGGCTAAGGTCTGTCTAAAGGAAGGTGATAAAGAAAGAAAACAGGTCAGATTAACTAGGCTAGAGGAAAAAGATGAAGAGGATAAAGATGGCTTAACAATTATGTTTGAAGATGATAATGGTGTTGTGCAGCTCATAGTTAATTGGTTCTCCCTACTCATTTATAACCatatattaaattcatattttccTCCTTAAAGATAACAgtactggctctgataccatcgcTGGCCGGGAGCTCCTTAACCTAGATAAAACATAACAATACTCATGCGGTGCCGAGATAAGAATGCCACCATGGCTTAACAAATCTCAAGGATGTGCCCTTTTATATTGTCATATAGAGTTAGATTAAGGATATCGTAGCAAAGGATTATTAAACTAACATTTTCTGATGCATAGTATCTTTATTGTAGAGGCAAGTGCAAAGCATACTTATATAACCTAGACTATAAACTTTTAGGGGAGAGGGAGGGTttagaaagccatgataatagaAAGAAAAACTAGACTTTTATTACGTTCTGCATCTTGGTGATACAaccatatatataataaaataatattatttaaattatgtctaTATAGAACAATAtagaatattatttatttaattcgtttaaataattaaattaatttatttgaatcCTTATTATAAACAATAGTAAACAAGTTTTAAAAAAATCTAATAtacttaattaataattattaacttataataaaataataaatacattATTACTATTACTATAATAAAATCATTTATATATTATTCTACTTATTAAAATACCTAATAATAACTATTTCTTAATCAACAACTAGGTACTTAATAAATAATCTTTACTTAATATAACtcattcaattatttattttataactcaGGCTAGTTTATTTAAGATAATGCAAAAATTAAAGTAGATACAATTAGATACATATATAACTTAATCAAATCATTGAaccaaaattattttaatataataatgttatatttaattgattctttaaattatcataatatatttaaacaacaattaaaatttgtaaaacatatattttaaaaaaatcagattgttATAAATACTTTAGCAATTTATTATATACATGCTGACAAATATGTATTTTAATGTtttgcattatatatatatatatatatatatataatgattctAAAAGGCTTGGGGGCTAGGGCTACCTCTAGTCCCCCTTCCTCCGCCCGTAACCATAGAGTATGGAGATCATCATCAATTACTGTTAATCTTCATTTTGTTGGGTCTGTGACATTGAAGCTGTAATTATTGAGCTGAGAATAaaggagaaggagaagaagaagtggagaagAAATTAAAGGTGAATTGGAGAAGTCGAGAAGGTAAATAGTCTCTAAGGGTTTGAGAAAAGAACAATGAGCTGGAAGTGAAGGTGTAAGGCTTTTATACAGGGAACCTAAAAGCTAAAATGACATAATATAGGTTTAAATCAGTTCAATTtagttatttcaatttttttgttatattaattgaattaaactaaaaaatcaatttttttaaattaacaatCAAAAtcgaaaaatcaaattaaatcaatttgatctaatttttttagttttaatcATTATGTGCTCACCCTTAATGAGCATTGGTTTATAATTTAAACGTCAAAATTAGACTTTTGCCAATTATTTTTATATGATGGAagaatattattgaaaaaattatttttaatatattaattaaaatttaatttttaaaatatattttaattataaaaatttaaaatatgttaaaatttaatatatatctaATTGTGGTATTGAAGGAATCAGTATGTAGGAAGAGTTGCAGTTAGGGGTGATCATTATCCAATTCAAATAGAATAAATTGAATCGAATCATATTAATTCAATAATTCAACTTGATTTTTAAAGtaattcggtttgattcgattttatattataaaaattttagttatttcagttcgatttgattttaaagagaaaaaatcaATTAAACTGAACCAAActgaataattttattaatttttgatttgatttatttttatggggaatttatgaattatatgtaattttacatatatataaattatttaatttcattgattaatagttattagattcaaatcaagattaaaatcagatcaaataatttaaaattcaagtctaaattaaaaaataaataaaaattaaaatcgattaatttgaatcgaatcaaatcaaaatagaacaattcaattcaattcgattttttatccattttaattcgatttaatttttaaaatttataatttaattttaataatttaactcAGTTCAGTTTAATTTGAACCGAACGAGCTGCAGCTAGTGGTCCCAGACGCAATCAGGAAACCAAAGAGGCAAACGTGGGCCCCGCTCCCGAACAACAGTTAGAAGCTTGACCTTGAATTTGAGTTAACCCTGGTTAGATTCAACGCCGCCCCccgccctctctctctctctctctctctctctctctctctctcttgcaaaATCCTATTAGGGTTTCAAAATCTTTTCTATACATccaaaatctcaaaattttttcttaatttctttctcaaatttgcaaattattattattattattattattattattattattattattattattttaattcattCGAATCAGGACCGGTTCAAATGGATCGGCGGGTTTGTTGATGCTTCTGCATCTGCGTGTTGAAGGGAATTGAGAGAAATGGAGACGCAGAGGGTAACAGAATTGCCTCTTAGGAACATGGATAAACGTCCCAGGAAGAGGCCTCGTTTAACATGGGACGTGCCTCCTCCTGCTCCTCCTCCTCCCAAGGTTTcaatctctctctcactctctctttcTTGCAATATTCATATATACCTATGTATTTGCGTAGATTGTCTTTGTGCGCCTCTATTTGtttgaattttaattgaattgagCTTGGTTCTTGACGGAATCTCTGGGTCTTGGCTTGGATCCGCCATcagctatagaaattataattttccaaTTTTGCAGAATACAATATCTTTTAGCGTTTATTTCTTATTGTTGTGTGTAATGCAGGTCCTTTCTGCTATGTACTGTGGGCAGGATTTTGGGAATGGAGTGATTCCCAATTATGCATATACAAATTTGTTTTACAGGGACGTTCCAGTTCCTCACAATTGCTCCCCTCCTTGGAGACCTGATGATAAAGATGGGCATTATGTCTTTGCTATTGGCGAGAATTTGACACCTAGCTGTAAGTATACCATAAATGATGTAAAATTCAGGTCTTTTGTTGTAGGATTCTAACAGATTGAAACTGAAACTATATTGTTGCTGGCTGAAGATGCTTATATCTTTTCTTTCTCAATAAATATATGACATCATTGGTTTCTTCACACTTCATTTGTTAGCAATTAGAGGAAGGAAAAGAGGAGAAAACAATGAAAAATTAGATTCTTATTTTTCCTTAAAAACTTCAAAAAATTTCCCATCAATTTAGATTGAAAGGGGAAAAATGAGAAAGTAAAAAAGTTATGAAGGCTGAAGTTATGAATATACCTTGACACCATATAATTAGCAAAGTTTATACGATAAGGGTATAACAATAGAACTAGACTTTTCAAACCTCTTTTTTATCCTATCCACTTCCTCACATAAGATAACCAAacaatataatgaaaaataaattcttttcttctcttctattcaatttcttttcatttccacTTCACAATTACGGAAAGATATAAGGTTTCTTTAGCATTTAGTAATTTTGATTTTAGGAGCATTAAATATCTTAATGCCTGAGTGAAGGTTGGAAGTGTTGGCCTCTAAAAAATGGAGTTCTCTCtgtgaactaatagaaaaattgtgGTTAagggaatttgaaaatcattaCTTCTATGCTTCCTGCATGCTCAACTAGTTAATTTTCAGAAATTATAATGTGTTATGGCTTTTCAGTTTTCAGCACAAAGTAAGTTTGATCTGTGAACCTTTTATTTTATGGTAAAAGCTTGTCATATTTGTTTTCCCTTATCTAAACTGCTAAGATTTTATTTATAAGTTAGAAGTGTAAAATCAATTACCTGTAAGTGTATCCATTTGTTATCATTCATTGTGTCAACATCAACTCTTATGTTTGTATGAGATCTATTATAGATGGTCATAATTTGTTTGCTGattccttctctttttcttcaacCTTGCAGACAGGATTCTTAGCAAAATGGGTGAAGGttggtattttcttttttttttttggttattttaTTTTACTGGATTCTGTGATATTCAAGTTTCATGTTTTACTAAATAGAATTCAATTTCCCTTAAGTTTGGAGAATAATGTTTTTCATGATTTTCATCTGAAATATTGCAACACATTGAGGTTGGAGGCCATCACATTTGCATATTGGAATTCTTACTGTGACTAATATTTTGGATCATTCTCGCCATAATCCCTTGATATTTCTGCAGGGACATTTGGGCAAGTCTTGGAATGTTTTGATAATGAAAAGAAAGAAGTTGTGGCGATAAAAATTGTTCGCTCCATACACAAGTATCGTGAAGCTGCCATGATTGAAATTGACGTCCTACAGAGGCTTGCCAGACATGACATTGGTGGCACTCGGTGAGGATGTTGCCTTGTCTTTCCTGTACCTTTATTTATTGTAGAAGTTTGAAGTATTTTGGTATAAGCAGTTTCATTCTTTGCAGTTGTGTGCAAATACGGAATTGGTTTGACTATCGTAATCATATTTGTATTGTAAGTATTTGTTGGTATTTCTGATTTGATTAATTTGAAGGGGCAGTACATGTTCCTGCATGCCTTCATTTCTGTGAGTTAAAGAACTTGCGGATCAATTTAAATGGTTTCAACAGGTATTTGAGAAGCTTGGACCAAGCTTATATGATTTTCTTCGCAAAAACAGCTACCGTTCATTTCCCATTGATCTTGTTCGGGAGCTTGGCAGACAACTTTTGGAGTCTGTTGCATGTGTGTGGACTATTCTTGtaccatttttatctattttttatcAACTTGATGCCCAGATGCTTTTAAAGGAAGCAAGATATGGGCATAAATAGTTACTTTGTCATTTTTCTTAAATATTTTTGAATGCTCAAAATAAATATGATTGGGACTACTGTGGAGTTGTTGATGACagtttaacatttttttttctcatgGATTGCTCATTAGTTCATTATATTTGCAGTTATGCATGATCTACGACTAATTCACACTGATTTGAAGCCGGAGAATATTCTACTAGTTTCCTCTGAGTATATCAAAGTGCCAGATTGTAAGGTAACCTTTTCTGTAGCTGGCCTCTTTTtcagttatttatttttatttttgatggGAATGCTTTCATGATGTATTTGTACATGTGCGTGCATGAATCTCAGTGTATGAGTGGGTTGAAAGATGGAAGCCATATTTGATTTCCCCTTttgctttctttctctttcttattCTTGTTATTTTGCTTGATGATAAAATTCAACTGATAGTATTTTTTCCTTCTTTTCACAACTTCTTACTTTCTCATGAATTAGTTTCTTTCACGGTCCACAAAAGATGGCTCCTATTTCAAGAATCTGCCCAAGTCAAGTGCTATTAAGCTCATTGATTTTGGAAGTACTACATTTGAGCATCAGGATCACAGCTATGTGGTGTCAACACGCCATTATCGTGCACCAGAGGTTATCTTAGGTAATCATCATGGGAGCATAAATATTGATGTTTCTACTTTTGTATGTCTATTTCAAATAACCGAATGTTTTCTGCAGGTCTGAGATGGAACTATCCTTGTGATTTATGGAGTGTGGGTTGCATACTTGTTGAACTATGTTCTGTAAGTAACTTCAGTTTATATTCCTTGCCCTTTGCAATAATTGGGATATGATTACCTGTTAATAGGTTATGCTGAATATTGAACATAGTTCTTGGAGAGAAAGGGTGTAGGGTTCTTATAttgcaatttttaaatttttcatgcATTTGAATGTATATTGTAATATTGGTTCCCTTTGGTTAATACAGTTCTAAAAACTAATTCTTGTTTACTAAATTAATTGAAGACAGATGTGTCAATTATTGATCATGTTGCTAGATAGGTTACTTTGGGAACTATTTTTTCTATGAAAAGTAGAAGCATGATTTAACATTTCATAATTTACCTTAATAGTACTTGTTTGTGTTTACCTTCTATTATTCTGATATTTCTTTGATTAGGGTGAGGCTCTTTTTCAAACACACGAGAACTTGGAGCATCTTGCTATGATGGAAAGGGTTTTAGGGCCCCTGCCACAACATATGGCGGTCAGAGCTGAGTAAGAAAGATCGACCGATTCCTTTTTTATGGTTGTTTGTTCTGTTTCTTCTTGTGGAAGCACTTATATTATGCTTTATATTGTTTCAGCCGTCATGCTGAGAAATATTTCAGGAGAGGCACGCGATTAGATTGGCCTGACGGTGCAACTTCAAGAGAAAGCATGAGAGCAGTTTGGAAGTTGCCCCGTTTGCCGGTAGTTTTTTCTGAACATGCCTCATTTATTTTACCTGTAGATACATGCTACCAACATACGTTTTCATGCCAAAAGGATCTAGCATCAAATATGGACATTTTTGGTTGTTCGTAGTTGGGTAGTTTAAAGTTCTGAGCTTATCGGGAGTCTTCCTAATTTTATCCATCTCAAAATCAGCCTACTTTGGACACACAGGATACCATAAAATGCTACATGTTACATTCATCTTCTATGTTCTTTTGAAAGAACCACCTTTTTGaacattcattcaattccataatTTTATTGGTCTTATGCAATTTTCGTTGTGAAATTTTGGTTTGTGAACCTGCTGTCATGGCAATAACATGGTTGGATACATTGTGTTTTACAAAATTTCCCCTTTTCTGATTCTTTGTTTGCCTCTTGTTTCCTTCTCTctatttttctctctctccttgcgCAAGTGAAGTTTCATTTCTTCTTTTTTGGCAGAACCTGATTATGCAGCACGTCGATCATTCTGCTGGTGATCTGATTGATCTCTTGCAAGGGCTCTTACGGTATGATCCAGCGGAACGGCTCAAAGCCAGAGAAGCTTTAGGGCACCCATTTTTCAAAAGAGAACCAAGGAGGTGTGGTTATACTTTATAATGTGGATGCCTCACAAGCAATCATATAAACAAGGAGATTCCATGAAGTGGTTGATTTGGTGACATAATTTTTGTCTTGTTTAACATACAATTGTTACCATATAGTAAAAAGAGTGTTCTCTTCCTACCATGCCCACTTGTCTCTCTGTCTTCTATTATGATCCTGATTGATCTGTATTCACTCATAATTTCTGCTTTATTTTGTGATGttaatgaaaattaaaacaaagaaaaaagggGGCCAAAATATGTGTACCACAATCTCAGATGTGCACTGCAAGGTGGGCAAATTTTTACTAGCTGTCTCTCAACTTTAACAAATGTTTTACTGCCGTccttttttttgttcattttgttCCACAAAATTTTTTAACTTTCAAATTGTTACACTAAAGTCTCTAAGTTGGTAAGACGTTAATGTAAATGTAGTGGTGCAATGTGTTAAACAGTAAAATAAAAAAGAGAGATCACATGGGAATAAGCCAATCAGAGCCGTTGTAGGGAGACAAAGTCGAGTATGGACGAAGGAAAATAGAAAAATTGAAGCAGAGGAGTTGTAATGGTAActtctcttattttattttaaatagtgTGGTAATGCATTGTAAATGTCTTGCTagaaaattaattagattttagcATAAGGGATTTAGttgtaaatttttaaaatttcgagATTTTGTGGTAACAAAATAAATATAggaatgaaattgaaatataCTCAAAATTGAACTACAATGGGTAAAAGTTGGGATTGGGAGAGATTGCATGTGTTGTGCATCCCTGCATGGAGAGAATAAATTTCGAAAGTTATCCCTTAACTTTAAGGGTTGTGACAGAGTTatctttaaatttaaaattataatataaaatttttaaattttacacaataaATTCCTTCTAACTTTTAATGGTCAGTTTATGCAATTTAAAGTAGTGGTGATATGATTAATTTTCTCTTTTATATAATAATGGTAAAATCAGTTATGATTTTTCTTTGCATATTAACCATAAAGAATCTCAATCATATGAGATAATAAAATACTAGATATATAATAACTTTTTAGAGAAATTTTACCTAAAAAAATAACAATTGTTTACTTAATCTTCATTTTGAATTATCTAAATCAAcattttacatataaatatattattaaaaataaaaaaaaatttattatacaaaattttaaaattttaaattatattttttagttTAGAAACAGCTCTCTTATGACTCTTAAAATTCGTTAAAATTTATCCTCTGAGAAATTGTATGCTTGGTCAAGGTGATTAACgcttgtgtgtatatatatattaaaaaaaatctaattctATTGCTTTTGTAtcaaaatagattttttttttaaaaaaaaaactaattctcCATCCATACAATGCCCAAGttgttttataataataataataataactattattattattattattattattatatatggaCGTATGCAAATACCAGGAAATGTGTCGCTATCATTTCTAGCTGTAGTTGCCTACGCACGTACAATGTCTTGTCTGCACCtctttttttctatttaaaaatatacatatatatacccACAGTTAATTAGTAACTGCACTTCCCTTTAAGCTTCGGTGCTTTGAATATTGATGAAGttgataatataaattaattgtagTGCTAATTAATTATTAATCAAAACTAAAAGTCACAGATGCCATAATGTCACCCACAACCATCCAATACTGTCTGTCGTTTACTTGGGggttaaaatggaaaaaaaataaaataaaataaggtaaattacacttcgttatgatttaACCCTTTTACTATTAAGGATttaaggatttttttttattgtaagttAAGATTTATGGTTTACTGTATTAGACATTTacactttaaataaaaaaaaatgacacGACTTTAGTATTTTGCTACCTAAACATTAACGGTGTGAAATTATAAGTCttgaattataataaaaaaaatcgtATGCTCTCAATGATTTACTTTTCCCTTTGAAAAAATCATCCGAACTCctaaaattattttctctatGTTTTGTTGAttgaatttttcaaattttatattgGTCTTGTTTTAGCTTGCTGCAGGTTACTCAAGTTCATAGAATGGAGAAATTATATACTATCACAATGATTTTATGTAGATATATTTATGTTGAATGGCAAATCAAtagtttatatataaataaaagtagTTATTAAATTTGAAGAAATAATTGTCTATCTTTGAAATAGAGAGAATA comes from the Hevea brasiliensis isolate MT/VB/25A 57/8 chromosome 5, ASM3005281v1, whole genome shotgun sequence genome and includes:
- the LOC110646582 gene encoding serine/threonine-protein kinase AFC1 isoform X1, which produces METQRVTELPLRNMDKRPRKRPRLTWDVPPPAPPPPKVLSAMYCGQDFGNGVIPNYAYTNLFYRDVPVPHNCSPPWRPDDKDGHYVFAIGENLTPSYRILSKMGEGTFGQVLECFDNEKKEVVAIKIVRSIHKYREAAMIEIDVLQRLARHDIGGTRCVQIRNWFDYRNHICIVFEKLGPSLYDFLRKNSYRSFPIDLVRELGRQLLESVAFMHDLRLIHTDLKPENILLVSSEYIKVPDCKFLSRSTKDGSYFKNLPKSSAIKLIDFGSTTFEHQDHSYVVSTRHYRAPEVILGLRWNYPCDLWSVGCILVELCSGEALFQTHENLEHLAMMERVLGPLPQHMAVRADRHAEKYFRRGTRLDWPDGATSRESMRAVWKLPRLPNLIMQHVDHSAGDLIDLLQGLLRYDPAERLKAREALGHPFFKREPRRCGYTL
- the LOC110646582 gene encoding serine/threonine-protein kinase AFC1 isoform X2; the encoded protein is MTLVALVMHDLRLIHTDLKPENILLVSSEYIKVPDCKFLSRSTKDGSYFKNLPKSSAIKLIDFGSTTFEHQDHSYVVSTRHYRAPEVILGLRWNYPCDLWSVGCILVELCSGEALFQTHENLEHLAMMERVLGPLPQHMAVRADRHAEKYFRRGTRLDWPDGATSRESMRAVWKLPRLPNLIMQHVDHSAGDLIDLLQGLLRYDPAERLKAREALGHPFFKREPRRCGYTL